The following DNA comes from Deinococcus sp. YIM 134068.
GAGACGTAGTTCGCCAGAATGCGGCTCCCGCAGGTCGTGCGCGTGCCCGCCACGTTGAGGTTGTCCTTCACGACGACGGGCACGCCCGCGAGGGGCAGGCTCTCCCCCGCCTCCAGCCGGGCCTGCACCCGCGCGGCCCCCTCCTCAGCCCGGTCGTTCAGGCTGATCAGGGCGTTGAGACCGCGAACGGCCCCGGCGCGGGCACGGGCGGCGTCCAGGAGGGCCTGCGGGGTCGTTTCACGCGCCCTCACGGCGCGGGCGAGGTCGGTCGCGGTGGGCGGGGCATCCGGCATGGCGTCCAGTGTAGCCGCCCCTCTTCAAGAGGCGTGGGGCGTGGTTCTCGTCCCCGTTCAGCTCAAGCGGAGCGCGGTGGTTGAAGTCTTCCGCCCACCCCGGTATGGCGTCCGAGTCACCCCAACTCCCGCCCTACCCCCGCTCGGCGGGCCGGACGAGGACGCTCTCCCCGGCGCGCAGGCGCGAGCGCAGCAGCAGTTCGGGCGGCAACAGCAGCCGCACGCCGAGGTTCGCCCCCCCGCGAACGGGCAGCGTGACGACCTGCCCGGCGGCGTCCCGAACCGCGATGTGGGAGACGTGCCGGGCCGACCCCTCCCGCCAGCGGTCCCAGATCGTGCCGTCCACGACCGCCGTGCCGTGGACCTCCCGCGTCAGCGTGACGGTCAGGCGGGCGAGGCGGGTCTCGCGGCGGGCGAGCAGGCCGAGCCGCAGCAGGGTGGCGATCAAGCGCCGCGCAGGGGCGTCACCCGCGAGTTCGGCCAGGGGACGGCCCGCCTCGATCTGCCGCAGGAGGCTCTGCTCCGGGAGGCTCCAGCGCATCGCCGCCACCCGCTCCGGGGACGTGACGCGCGCGGGGCCGCCGAACTCCAGTTCGGGGATGGGCAGGGCACCCAGGGCCTCCACGATGAGTTCGTCCACGCCCACATCGAGCCGGGCACCGGGATGCGTCAGCCCCTCGTCGAAGTGGAAGCGGCCACGGGGATCACGCAGCAGCCGCACGAGCGCGGCGGCACCCAACTCGGGTCCGAAGCGCAGATGACGCACGTGCCCGCGCTCCAG
Coding sequences within:
- a CDS encoding DUF4388 domain-containing protein; the encoded protein is MAPLPMLNTTNLETFDPIELLSLLGGQGRTGALRVEHPEGTFQVWLERGHVRHLRFGPELGAAALVRLLRDPRGRFHFDEGLTHPGARLDVGVDELIVEALGALPIPELEFGGPARVTSPERVAAMRWSLPEQSLLRQIEAGRPLAELAGDAPARRLIATLLRLGLLARRETRLARLTVTLTREVHGTAVVDGTIWDRWREGSARHVSHIAVRDAAGQVVTLPVRGGANLGVRLLLPPELLLRSRLRAGESVLVRPAERG